In Hydrogenispora ethanolica, the genomic window CGCTTATAACGGGGCGCTGATCCAGGAGGCCGTCTCCGGCCGGGTGCTCTATCAGCGGCCGGTGCCGCCGGAAGAGGCGCGGCGCTTGATCGATCTGTTCCGGGAGGCCGGCATCCATCTTAACGCCTACATCCGCGACGAGCTTTACATGGACCGGCTGACGGTCTGGGGCGAGCGCTATGCCGTCAATGCCGGCGTGGAGCCGCATCCGGTGGGAGACCTGAAGCAGTTCCTGGAGGAGCCTTCCCCCAAGCTGCTCGGCGTGGGTGAGCCGGAGGCGATCGACCGGATCCAGGAGCGGCTGCGGCTGGAGTTCGGCGCGCGGCTGCAATTTGTGAAGTCCAAACCGACCTATCTGGAGATCCTGGCCCCGGGCGTCTCCAAGGGGCTGGCCCTGGCCGAACTGGCCGGCCTGTGGGGGCTGGACCGGAGCGAGGTGATGGCGGTCGGGGACGCCCCCAACGATCTGTCGATGATCGAATGGGCCGGCGTCGGGGTGGCCATCGGCAATGCCTGGCCCGGGGTGAAGGAACGGGCCGACCTGGTGGTGGCAGACCATGACCATGACGGCGTGGCCGAGGCGATCCGCCGGGCAATATTCGGAGAACCAAGCTAATCCGCAATGGCAATGATTTTGCGAGCCACGGGCGTCAAGCGCCGGTGGCTTTTTGTTTCCTGCCCTCCGTTAACAGAACGGAGTATCGGGCAGTTTACGGAAGTGGAGAGGGAGCCCGCGGCAACGAAGCGCGGCCTCGAATCCGCAAGGGCCGGCGGCGCTGGAGCGGGGGAACGGAGAAGCCGGTTTTCGGCGGCGGCTTGGAGGGGAGGAGCGGGGCCGAGAGGCGGATGTCCCGTGCTGACGGGGCCCGCGCCGTCCCCGCCATCAGCGCGTTATGTTAAGGTAGACCGTAATGCCAGTTTTCATAATTGGGGGGAGCCGCTGCTTTTTAAGTCGTCCGGATGGGTCCGGCAATTCGCCGGAGCTCCGTTGGGGCCACAGGGGTTGAGCGGTCTTCGCCCCGCTGCGGGCGGGCAGGGCCCGGCTTTGCTCAAGCCGTGCCTTCCCCCGGGTGACTCCCGCCCGCCGCCGGGCCGGCCTCCTCCGGGAACGGGCGGGGGATGCCCGGCTTCGGGGCGGTGATGCCCCGGGGAAGGCGGAGCGTCTCTCCTTTGGGGCGGTAGTTGCTCCGGGACGGGCAGCGGTCTCCTCTCTAGAAGCCATGGGATAAAGTCTCTTTCCAACCGATTCAGCCTGAAAAAGTTTAAAAATCGACTTTATCCCTTGCTTCTCTGAGCTTTTGTGTTCACCCTGACCTTCGGAAAAGGTTTATCACAACGCTTTGGGAGACGCCCGGAAATGATCATTGCAGGGTGGTTTTTGCAGGAACGGCATAGTATAATGAAACCATGGAGGCGTTGCCCATGGATGCAATCAGAAATAT contains:
- a CDS encoding Cof-type HAD-IIB family hydrolase; protein product: MIRCMAVDLDDTLLRSDLTLSDGDKGAIRRAIAAGVKVLIASGRMIRAMRPYVEELELDVPLIAYNGALIQEAVSGRVLYQRPVPPEEARRLIDLFREAGIHLNAYIRDELYMDRLTVWGERYAVNAGVEPHPVGDLKQFLEEPSPKLLGVGEPEAIDRIQERLRLEFGARLQFVKSKPTYLEILAPGVSKGLALAELAGLWGLDRSEVMAVGDAPNDLSMIEWAGVGVAIGNAWPGVKERADLVVADHDHDGVAEAIRRAIFGEPS